A stretch of DNA from Sugiyamaella lignohabitans strain CBS 10342 chromosome B, complete sequence:
TCGGACCAGGACCTGGAGATCTTTGCTCTTAGGGAACAGGTTGAAAAAGATCTTGGAAAAGGAGCTACTTTCTACGACTGGCTAGACGTGCCTCAATATGCCAAGGATGAACAGATTGCCAAGGCATATAGAAAGCTTTCGAGACAGCTTCATCCTGATAAGAACAGCCATCGTAGTTCGACAGAGAAATATACTCGTTTGAGTTTGATAGTTAATATCCTTCGGTCAGAGTCTCGTGAGAGATACGACTTTTTCCTTTCTAAGGGATTCCCCAGATGGAAGGGAACTGGATACTATTATAACCGGTACAGACCCGGTCTTGGAACTGTGCTCGTATTTTTATATCTGTTCATCAGTGGAGCGCAATatctgctgatgaagatttCATCAGATAGAGACCGCGCTCACATGTCCAATGTGATTGATGAGGCCAAACGACTAGCATGGTCTGGATCTACCACTCCTGGGGTCAACATGAGCTCGAAACGCCGTGTCACTCTTCCCAATGGCAAGATCTTTACTGTCTACCCGTCAGGAGACGTTTTTATCGTTGACCACGACGTCGAGTTCCACCTCAACCTGGACGACATTAAATCACCCACTTGGAAGGACACTATCCTCTACAAACTGCCCATCTGGATTCGAGCTCTTATTACCGGCCAACAGGCTGAGTTCAACGAACCAGAGGGCCATAAACTCTCGGACCCTGAACCACCCAAGAAAAAGACTCCTCGTCCGGCCACTAAGGTCGCCGGCCGCCGTAAATAGTCACAAAACcgtttatttatagactCACACATGcctccagctgctggggctctgctcCAGACCtcactgctcctctcgctccgctccAGTCGTTGCTCGGGGATCCCAGTCAGCGTCTGGCGGGACACTTGCTCCTGGTAGCTTCACAGTTTCTCTGCTAATTATCCTCCagctctgcctccggcggctggggctctggCCCAGATtcccatggctcctctcgcttcgctcgagtcgagcaTCTACGGGGCCGtgctctctctctctctcttaTAATTTCAGTATTCCTTGTACTCTCGATACCATTtaggggggggggggggggggggggcGCCGTTTTTCGAATTATATATACCGTACTCGACATATTAGCTACTGCATCGCCATCAATTGACTTCAATTGATCGATAATTCATTAGTTTCATATACTAATTATAAATCAGCTCAGATAGCATATGAGCGGATAAACCTATGATATCTAACTGAATAGGTCAGTCCAAAAGCTT
This window harbors:
- the ERJ5 gene encoding Erj5p (Type I membrane protein with a J domain; required to preserve the folding capacity of the endoplasmic reticulum; loss of the non-essential ERJ5 gene leads to a constitutively induced unfolded protein response; GO_component: GO:0005783 - endoplasmic reticulum [Evidence IEA]; GO_component: GO:0005783 - endoplasmic reticulum [Evidence IDA] [PMID 14562095]; GO_component: GO:0005783 - endoplasmic reticulum [Evidence IDA] [PMID 17157937]; GO_component: GO:0005789 - endoplasmic reticulum membrane [Evidence IEA]; GO_component: GO:0016021 - integral component of membrane [Evidence IEA]; GO_component: GO:0016020 - membrane [Evidence IEA]; GO_function: GO:0003674 - molecular_function [Evidence ND]; GO_process: GO:0006457 - protein folding [Evidence IMP] [PMID 17157937]) translates to MLVKYQLLISLLFTSLIGFVAAWSDQDLEIFALREQVEKDLGKGATFYDWLDVPQYAKDEQIAKAYRKLSRQLHPDKNSHRSSTEKYTRLSLIVNILRSESRERYDFFLSKGFPRWKGTGYYYNRYRPGLGTVLVFLYLFISGAQYLLMKISSDRDRAHMSNVIDEAKRLAWSGSTTPGVNMSSKRRVTLPNGKIFTVYPSGDVFIVDHDVEFHLNLDDIKSPTWKDTILYKLPIWIRALITGQQAEFNEPEGHKLSDPEPPKKKTPRPATKVAGRRK